From one Sulfurospirillum oryzae genomic stretch:
- a CDS encoding ArsR/SmtB family transcription factor, with translation MSDEFCSCNIVHENIIEIVKKKMPQEEKLYDLAELFKVFGDTTRVKIISALFEAEMCVCDIAELLSMSQSAISHQLRVLRQARLVKHRKEGKVVFYSLDDEHIKEIFNQGLEHILEPRGFENAIS, from the coding sequence ATGAGTGATGAATTTTGCAGTTGCAACATTGTGCATGAAAATATCATCGAAATAGTTAAGAAAAAAATGCCTCAAGAAGAGAAGCTTTACGATCTAGCAGAACTTTTCAAAGTCTTTGGCGACACCACGCGTGTAAAAATCATCTCAGCGCTTTTTGAAGCAGAGATGTGTGTTTGTGATATTGCAGAACTTTTAAGTATGAGCCAGTCTGCCATCTCACATCAACTTCGAGTACTTCGTCAAGCAAGACTCGTCAAACACCGAAAAGAGGGAAAAGTCGTCTTTTATTCACTGGATGACGAACATATTAAAGAGATCTTCAACCAAGGCTTAGAACACATTTTAGAACCACGAGGATTTGAAAATGCAATTTCATGA